Within the Nitrospira sp. genome, the region GGATCGCATGGCGACATTGGCCGCTAAGCTCTCCGCATACAGCTCGGGATACCCGCCACCGAGGTACAACAGATCCACATCGGGTACGACGGCATCACGCAAGGGCGAAAACCGGATGATCTCGGCCCCTGCCGCTTTCAACAACTCCAGGTTATCCTGATAGTAAAAACAGAACGCCGGATCATAGGCCACCCCGACCCGCACCGTCGGCTGTTGACTCGTCGAGGTACCCGGCACTGGCTCATCCGACAGAATAAGATCCTCAGCCGATCCTGCCAACGAGGCAACCCGGTCCAGATCAATCGTCCTTGCCGCGGACTCTGCCAACCGAGCAGAGATCCCGCGCTCCCCCTCTTCGATCGCCGTCCGAAGCCCAAGATGCCGGTCGGCGATCGTCACGGTTGAGTCCGGCTCCAGATACCCAACCACCTCCAAATCCGTGGCCGACGTGACCGCGTCCCGCAGCAACCGATAATGGCCTTCACTCTTCACCCGATTGAAGAGGACTCCGGCGACGCGCACCGCCGGATCGATTCTCGCATACCCCGCGGCCATCGCCGCAGCCGAACGGGCCATGGCGCTGCCGTCGATCACCAACAACACCGGAGCCTTCAGCTGTTTCGCCAATTCGGCGGTGCTGCCGCTGTCCTGCGTCGACGAACTTCCGTCGAAGAGCCCCATCATCCCTTCGATGATCGACAGGTCCGCATCAGCCGACGCCCGCGCGAATATCCCGCGATTCACAGCTTCGCCCAGCATCCACCCGTCCAGATTGCGTGAAGGCCGGCCGGTCGCCATTTGGTGGTGACCCGGATCGATGAAATCCGGGCCGGCCTTGAATGGCTGCACGATACGCCCCTTCCCCTTGAGCGCCGAGAGCAGCGCCAGGGTGACGGTGGTTTTGCCGACCCCGCTATGGGTGCCGGCGATGACGAGTCGAGGACGACGCATCGGTCACACGGTCAGCCTTGAATCACGACTTGCCCCCGAGCGTGACGCGGACGCCGCCGAAGATCGACCGGATCGGCACCCCTGCGCTGGCAATTTCTTCGTACTTCTCATTGAACAGATTCTCGGCTCGCAGGTACGCCTGGAGCTGTTTCGTCACATCGTAGGTCACCGCCAGCGACCA harbors:
- a CDS encoding cobyrinate a,c-diamide synthase; translated protein: MRRPRLVIAGTHSGVGKTTVTLALLSALKGKGRIVQPFKAGPDFIDPGHHQMATGRPSRNLDGWMLGEAVNRGIFARASADADLSIIEGMMGLFDGSSSTQDSGSTAELAKQLKAPVLLVIDGSAMARSAAAMAAGYARIDPAVRVAGVLFNRVKSEGHYRLLRDAVTSATDLEVVGYLEPDSTVTIADRHLGLRTAIEEGERGISARLAESAARTIDLDRVASLAGSAEDLILSDEPVPGTSTSQQPTVRVGVAYDPAFCFYYQDNLELLKAAGAEIIRFSPLRDAVVPDVDLLYLGGGYPELYAESLAANVAMRSAVRTFSTQGGAIYAECGGLMYLTEAIRDGAGRRHDMVGVVPAEAVMRNDGMTLGYRTVRVTHSCLLGLEGTELRGHEFHYSRLEPTGDLHYACALADADGKPVGSDGVVRRNTLALYSHQHFASCPEVVGHLLAAARQARRDMTSCRTE